Below is a window of Tolypothrix bouteillei VB521301 DNA.
TCTTTCATAGGTGGTGCGATCGCACTGTTACTTATTCCTACCATCCCTTCTTATGCTATCAACTTGAATAGTATTTTTTTCATCTCCAAGAGTGACAACAGTAATCAGGTGCATTATGGTATACAGACTAATCCAGATTGCTCGCTGAAAACTGCTAAACCTGTGTATCCTTATTGGAAACTTCAAAATGGTCGGTTAGAGAGTTTGCTAGCAATTGAAGTTCCAGCCTTTGGTATTGCCCGCTAATCAGTTTCAGGTGATGAAGTAGTTATAGAAGTAAACGGCTTCAAAGGACGAGGAATTGTAAAACCTATTATGATTCGGTCTACCCGATCGGGAAGTCAAGAGTGTCAAATATCAGCTTTTACACAAATCAACGGCGAAGTTACTCAATTGCAGCAAGTGCATATCGACTTGACTAGAAACGGTTTCTTTGGGCTTGGTGGTACGGTTCACAGCATAACATTTTATGGTGTCAATCAAAAGCAAGAAAAGATTATCTGTAAATCTAATTGTCGTTTCTAAGCAGCAGAAGTCATTATATAGCCGGAATGAAAGTTAATAAACTCTGCCCGTTCATCTTGTCTGAATATGGGAAATTTACGTGCTGTAGGCTTTAGTCCTAAAATATTAATGCAAATAGACGATTGAGGATTTGTGATTACCAATCTGTTGGC
It encodes the following:
- a CDS encoding DUF4833 domain-containing protein; protein product: MSKLRKKLVNISFIGGAIALLLIPTIPSYAINLNSIFFISKSDNSNQVHYGIQTNPDCSLKTAKPVYPYWKLQNGRLESLLAIEVPAFGIAR